The Hyphococcus flavus genome contains a region encoding:
- a CDS encoding DUF2244 domain-containing protein — MNHAKQMETLAPYQKGRASDASGLDLLGEDEGAALFDAVLYPNRSLPNAGFIAVMTVVIGANILFGTYFYAIGAWPVIGFCGLDVLAVWLAFKLSYRQGRLRERVRVTKDEMLVARVLPSGHETRWRLQPFWTRVSIDQPVRHESQVRVTSKGGVLILGSFLSPKERARFADALSGALGKARG, encoded by the coding sequence ATGAACCATGCGAAACAGATGGAAACGCTTGCGCCTTATCAAAAAGGGCGCGCGTCGGATGCTTCCGGTCTGGATTTATTGGGCGAGGATGAGGGGGCCGCGCTGTTTGATGCGGTGCTCTATCCCAACCGTTCGTTGCCCAATGCCGGGTTCATCGCCGTGATGACTGTGGTGATCGGCGCCAACATCCTGTTCGGAACGTACTTTTATGCAATCGGCGCTTGGCCGGTGATCGGGTTTTGCGGGCTTGATGTCCTGGCTGTCTGGCTGGCGTTCAAACTGAGTTACAGGCAAGGGCGATTACGGGAGCGCGTTCGCGTGACCAAGGATGAAATGCTTGTCGCGCGCGTGTTGCCGTCGGGCCACGAAACACGCTGGCGGTTGCAGCCCTTCTGGACGCGGGTTTCCATTGACCAGCCGGTGCGCCACGAAAGTCAGGTGCGGGTCACGTCAAAAGGCGGCGTGCTTATTCTTGGATCCTTTTTGTCCCCGAAA